A genomic window from Triticum urartu cultivar G1812 chromosome 7, Tu2.1, whole genome shotgun sequence includes:
- the LOC125520969 gene encoding beta-1,3-galactosyltransferase GALT1-like, whose translation MKKWHGGSVIVCLFLILMLRYVILDSPLAERSLQYVFQQNSTAQLHWLDVPNPPALQNPQNFSQVISTELLASNLSITRNLSDREIQTLHSWNHLRDLVNNAHILPDGLDAIKEAGVAWRKLNAALEYDDSVVSFNGSTQHKDKEKQCPYSIRRMNVTRVGDRFVLRIPCGLIQGSSITIIGTPGGLLGNFKIDLTGAAVPGEPDPPIVLHYNVRLLGDKLTEDPVIVQNTWTIADDWGSEDRCPSSDSDAKDSVKVDDLEKCSSMVGKAHKQILASKSHSNFSSMQPTRKTTAEPKKYYPFKQGYLAIAILRVGAEGIHMTVDGKHVTSFAFREDLEPGFVGEVRIEGDIKLLSVLASGLPTTEDFEHVTDLEILKAPPVPTNKSIDLFIGIFSTANNFKRRMAVRRTWMQYDAVRSGKVAVRFFVGLHKNEVVNEELWNEARTYGDIQLMPFVDYYSLILWKTIAICIYGTNVLSAKYVMKTDDDAFVRVDEILSSLHQVNISHGLLYGRVNSDSQPHRDPYSKWYITSEEWPEESYPPWAHGPGYIVSEDIAKEVYRKHKRGELKMFKLEDVAMGIWINEMRKEGIDVTYQNDGRILVEGCEDGYVVAHYQEPRQMMCLWDKFQKTKRGNCCNE comes from the exons ATGAAGAAATGGCACGGTGGTTCTGTCATAGTATGTTTGTTCCTAATCTTGATGTTAAGATATGTGATATTGGATAGCCCGCTTGCTGAAAGATCTCTTCAGTATGTCTTCCAACAAAATAGCACGGCACAGCTACACTGGTTAGATGTTCCAAACCCACCTGCACTTCAGAATCCACAGAACTTCTCTCAAGTCATATCAACTGAATTGCTAGCTTCCAACCTTTCCATAACAAGAAATCTCTCTGATAGAGAAATACAGACATTGCATTCTTGGAATCATCTGAGGGACCTTGTAAATAATGCCCACATCCTACCAGATGGATTGGATGCAATCAAGGAAGCTGGAGTTGCATGGAGGAAGCTAAATGCAGCCCTTGAATATGATGACTCAGTTGTTTCATTCAATGGTAGCACACAGCATAAGGACAAAGAGAAGCAATGCCCATATTCCATTAGAAGAATGAATGTTACAAGGGTGGGTGATAGATTTGTCTTAAGAATTCCGTGTGGGCTTATTCAGGGCTCTTCGATAACTATTATTGGCACTCCTGGTGGTCTTCTGGGTAATTTTAAGATAGACTTAACTGGAGCTGCAGTCCCTGGTGAACCAGACCCTCCAATTGTGCTTCATTACAATGTCCGTCTTCTTGGTGATAAACTTACAGAAGATCCTGTAATTGTCCAAAATACATGGACTATAGCTGATGATTGGGGTTCTGAAGACCGTTGCCCATCTTCTGATTCGGATGCTAAGGACAGTGTAAAAG TGGACGATTTGGAAAAATGTAGCAGCATGGTGGGCAAAGCCCACAAACAGATCTTGGCCTCAAAGTCACATTCTAATTTTTCAAGCATGCAACCTACAAGGAAAACAACTGCAGAACCTAAAAAATATTATCCCTTCAAACAAGGATATCTTGCTATAGCAATTCTTCGTGTTGGAGCAGAGGGGATCCATATGACTGTAGATGGGAAACATGTCACTTCCTTTGCATTTCGAGAG GATTTGGAGCCTGGGTTTGTTGGGGAAGTAAGGATTGAAGGAGATATTAAATTGCTGTCTGTGCTAGCGAGTGGCTTGCCTACAACAGAGGACTTTGAGCATGTCACTGACTTGGAAATATTGAAGGCTCCACCTGTCCCTACGAATAAATCCATTGATCTTTTTATTGGGATATTCTCTACAGCAAATAATTTTAAACGCAGAATGGCGGTTCGAAGAACGTGGATGCAGTACGATGCTGTCCGTTCAGGAAAAGTCGCAGTTCGGTTCTTTGTTGGCCTG CATAAAAATGAGGTGGTGAACGAGGAGCTCTGGAACGAAGCACGGACATATGGAGACATCCAATTGATGCCATTTGTTGATTATTACAGCTTGATTCTTTGGAAGACGATTGCCATTTGCATATATGGG ACAAATGTACTTTCAGCCAAGTATGTTATGAAAACCGATGATGACGCTTTTGTTCGTGTAGATGAGATACTTTCGTCCCTACATCAAGTAAATATCAGCCATGGACTGCTGTATGGTCGTGTCAATTCTGATTCTCAGCCTCACCGAGATCCGTATAGCAAGTGGTACATAACTTCAGAG GAATGGCCTGAAGAAAGTTATCCCCCATGGGCACATGGACCAGGGTACATTGTATCTGAGGACATAGCAAAAGAAGTTTACAGGAAACACAAAAGAGGGGAGCTAAAG ATGTTCAAGCTGGAGGATGTGGCGATGGGAATATGGATCAATGAGATGAGGAAGGAAGGCATTGATGTCACGTACCAGAACGACGGAAGGATCTTGGTGGAAGGCTGTGAGGATGGGTATGTGGTTGCCCACTACCAGGAGCCAAGGCAGATGATGTGCCTCTGGGACAAATTCCAGAAAACAAAGCGAGGAAACTGTTGCAACGAGTAA